The segment CTTCGTCGGCAAGCCGAACCCGCTGATGATGCGGGCCGGCCTGAACGCGATCGGCGCGCACTCCGAGCACAGCGCGATGATCGGCGACCGGATGGACACCGACATCGTCTCCGGCATGGAGGCCGGCATGTCGACCTTCCTGGTCCTCACCGGGCTGACCCAGGCTTCCGAGGTCGAGCGCTTCCCGTACCGGCCGACCCAGGTGGTCGACTCGATCGCCGACCTGGTCGAGCTGATCTGACACCGCTCCCCCCGCGGGGCCCCGGCGCACGCCGCGCCGGGGCCCCGCGGCGTTCCCGGAACGGATCAGGCCAGCTCGTCGGCGTCCGCGCCGGGCAGCCAGTCGCGGCCGGGGCGGTACTCCAGCCAGCGGCGGTCGCGGCCGCGTTCGGCGAAGGCACGCAGCAGGGCGGGGACGGCGGGGTGCGGGCGTTCGCGGTGCCAGACCAGCGACCAGGCGTACAGCGGGACGGGGTCGGCCAGCGGGCGGACGACCAGGCCGGGCGGGACGGCGAGCGGGAGTTCGGCGGGCAGCAGGGTGCAGCCGTCGGGCAGCGCCCGGACCCGGTCGAGCAGGTGGGCCAGGCCCAGGTTGGCGTCGCCGGGCAGCAGCGGGACGCCGAAGCGCTCGCCGAACCGGGCCAGGAAGTCCAGCCGGGCCGGGGCGGCGGGCAGTACCAGCCGGAGCGCGGCCAGGTCGGCGGGGCGCAGCCGGTCGGCGCGGGCCAGCGGGTGGGCGGCGGGCAGCACCGCGTCGACGGGTTCCAGCCGGACCAGGCGGTGGGCCAACTCCCGTCCCGAGCCGGGCTGGTGGCGGCCGAAGCCGGCCGCGCTCTCGCCCCGGGAGAGGGCGGCGGCGACCGCGTCCAGGTCTCGGGCGGCGCCGACCTCGACGGTCAACCCGCTTATCCCGGAGAGGACTTCGCGCACGGTGCGGAGCGGCTCGAACAGGTGCCCCCAGACGTCCAGCCGGGCGGGCGCGGCCTGCTGCCGGACGGCGGCGACGGCGGCCCGTCCGGCGGCCAGCGCGGCCCGGGCGGGGGCGAGCAGCCGCTGTCCGGCATCGGTGAGCCGCACGTAGGCGGGGCCGCGGTCGAGCAGTCGGACGCCCAACTCCCCTTCCAGGGCGGCGATCCGCTTGGAGGCGGCCTGCTGGCTGATCGCCAACTGCTCGGCGGCGCGCCCGAAGTGGCGCTGTTCGGCGACCGCGACAAAGGCGCGCAGCTGCCGGAGGTCCGGGTCGTCCATCGGCCCATCATCGCCGACAACCGCCGGTTGTCGTAGGGCCGTTCCGGTTGTTGGACCGGCCGTGGCCCCGGGACGTTGACTGGGGTCATCGCCGAACGGACCGAAGGACAAGAGGCCCGCACCGAAGGCGAGTTGAGCCCCGATGAGAGGAAGTCCCGCGATGAAGGCCCTTGTTCCGGCGGAGGCGGACGGCACGGTCGAGTTCGCCGAGGTCCCGGAGCCCGAGCCCGGCCCGGCCGAGGTGCTGGTGAAGGTGGACGCGTTCTCGGTGAACCGGGGCGAGACCTTCCTGCTGGAGGATCCGCCGCCGGGCTGGCGGCCGGGCAAGGACATCGCCGGGCTGGTCGTGCAGGCCGCCGCGGACGGCAGCGGCCCGGCCGTCGGACAGCGGGTGGTGGCCCACCCGCCGGGCGCCGGCTGGGCGGAGTACGCGGCGGTGCGGACGGACGCGCTGGCGGTGCTGCCGGAGCGGCTGGACGCACCGACGGCCGCCGCGCTGCCGCTGGCCGGCCTCACCGCGCTGCGACTGCTGCGCGCGGCGGGCCCGGTCGCCGGGCGGCGGCTGCTGCTGACCGGCGCCTCCGGCGGGGTCGGCCACTACCTGGCGGAGCTGGCCGCGGCCGCCGGGGCGCAGCTGACCGCCGTCACCGCGAACGCCGAACGCGGTCTGCGGCTAAGGGAGTTGGGCGCCGCCGAGGTGGTGCACTCGGTGGCCGCGGCGAACGGCCCGTACGACCTGGTGCTGGAGTCGACCGGCGGCACCGAGCTGCCCCGGGCGCTGGCGCTGCTCGCCCCGCGCGGCCGGCTGCTCTGGTTCGGACAAGCATCCCGCGAGCCGGTCCGGCTGGACTTCTTCGCCCTGCTGAACGGCCCGGTCTCGGCGACCGTCCAGCACTTCAGCTACGC is part of the Kitasatospora setae KM-6054 genome and harbors:
- a CDS encoding LysR family transcriptional regulator yields the protein MDDPDLRQLRAFVAVAEQRHFGRAAEQLAISQQAASKRIAALEGELGVRLLDRGPAYVRLTDAGQRLLAPARAALAAGRAAVAAVRQQAAPARLDVWGHLFEPLRTVREVLSGISGLTVEVGAARDLDAVAAALSRGESAAGFGRHQPGSGRELAHRLVRLEPVDAVLPAAHPLARADRLRPADLAALRLVLPAAPARLDFLARFGERFGVPLLPGDANLGLAHLLDRVRALPDGCTLLPAELPLAVPPGLVVRPLADPVPLYAWSLVWHRERPHPAVPALLRAFAERGRDRRWLEYRPGRDWLPGADADELA
- a CDS encoding zinc-binding dehydrogenase → MKALVPAEADGTVEFAEVPEPEPGPAEVLVKVDAFSVNRGETFLLEDPPPGWRPGKDIAGLVVQAAADGSGPAVGQRVVAHPPGAGWAEYAAVRTDALAVLPERLDAPTAAALPLAGLTALRLLRAAGPVAGRRLLLTGASGGVGHYLAELAAAAGAQLTAVTANAERGLRLRELGAAEVVHSVAAANGPYDLVLESTGGTELPRALALLAPRGRLLWFGQASREPVRLDFFALLNGPVSATVQHFSYADVDHPDGPDLRTLVRLTAEGRLHPELGLLDDWRNTAGAIAALRGRRVRGNTVLTLD